In a single window of the Micromonospora inositola genome:
- a CDS encoding GNAT family N-acetyltransferase produces the protein MPSQPVEVRVATFADLDARTFHDLLRLRIDVFVVEQACPYPELDGRDVEPGTRHLWLTRDGDVVAYLRILADPGGVARIGRVVVAPTARGGGLAGRLMTEALAQVGERPCVLEAQTHLVDFYAGHGFTVSGADYVEDGIPHTPMRRHA, from the coding sequence ATGCCGTCGCAGCCTGTCGAGGTCCGGGTCGCCACCTTCGCCGACCTGGACGCCCGCACCTTCCACGACCTGCTCCGGCTGCGCATCGACGTGTTCGTGGTGGAGCAGGCGTGCCCGTACCCGGAGCTGGACGGCCGGGACGTCGAGCCGGGCACCCGGCACCTCTGGCTGACCCGGGACGGCGACGTCGTGGCGTACCTGCGGATCCTGGCCGACCCGGGCGGCGTGGCGCGGATCGGCCGGGTCGTGGTGGCGCCGACGGCGCGCGGCGGTGGCCTGGCCGGACGGCTGATGACCGAGGCGCTCGCCCAGGTGGGCGAGCGGCCGTGCGTGCTGGAGGCGCAGACCCACCTGGTCGACTTCTACGCCGGACACGGCTTCACGGTCAGCGGCGCCGACTACGTCGAGGACGGCATCCCGCACACCCCGATGCGCCGCCACGCCTGA
- a CDS encoding N-acetylmuramoyl-L-alanine amidase, whose translation MRFTGIRWNRRTAGIGAAIVATAVAGTASLAAAGFGEDLAGWSAGDEPVSTALHTVAFPAANGREVTIPRRDTDRFAMVGVTWANPKVDFKGTIDVRTHAVDGKWSGWRPLELDNHFGPEPGAEATAGKARGGTDPLWVGPSDGVEVRASAAGGTSDQLPAGLRLELVDPGQTKRRKAGAAGAGHVRPERLQPVAEVRALEPTATDPAPTDTAPTDPTPADPPTTTAPAETTAPAPTDTTAPPAATTAPAPTTTAAPAPTTTAPPTTAPANPVPTPKVVTRAEWKADESIVTDQPTYGTTVKAFFVHHTAGTNSYSCADSAAIVRGIEVYHVKSNGWNDIGYNFLVDKCGVVFEGRKGGIDKPVTGAHTYGFNTDNAAIAVLGTYISTGIPTVVQDAVAHVAAYKLGQYGNDPLGKVTLTSGVEGKYHLGQQVVFNRISGHRDAVATECPGDALYGQLAVLRSKAASVYGLALTGLTGTKNGTTYYTKNTFTASWSVSTPSTLISRFEVLLDGAVVATTAGTARSAALTVAPGSHTVQVRGVHVLGRTAATPTQSVIADSTAPTFPQGPTLSLRTGGVSSSVVPVTLNWRSADNVAVRSVSLTAPTTGTFAASGAYGTTTKPGVTTTWSMKAADWSGNTAASSAAWTPVFIPETKATRTGTWSTYTSSNYLGGSALTATAARASLSWVFTGRSVAFVATRTSTSGQAEIWVDGVKATTVDLRSSSTQYRRIVWAKSWTGSARHTIKIVAVGTSGRPRVIVDSPVYVR comes from the coding sequence GTGAGATTTACGGGGATCCGCTGGAACCGCCGGACCGCCGGCATCGGCGCCGCGATAGTCGCGACCGCCGTGGCCGGCACGGCGAGCCTGGCCGCTGCCGGCTTCGGCGAGGACCTCGCCGGGTGGAGCGCCGGGGACGAGCCGGTCAGCACGGCGCTGCACACCGTGGCCTTCCCGGCCGCGAACGGCCGCGAGGTGACGATCCCGAGGCGGGACACCGACCGGTTCGCCATGGTCGGTGTCACCTGGGCGAACCCCAAGGTCGACTTCAAGGGCACGATCGACGTCCGCACGCACGCGGTGGACGGCAAGTGGTCCGGCTGGCGGCCGCTGGAGCTCGACAACCACTTCGGTCCGGAGCCGGGTGCCGAGGCGACCGCCGGCAAGGCGCGCGGCGGCACGGACCCGCTCTGGGTCGGCCCGTCCGACGGAGTCGAGGTGCGGGCCAGCGCTGCCGGCGGCACCAGCGACCAGCTCCCCGCCGGGCTGCGCCTGGAGCTGGTCGACCCGGGCCAGACGAAGCGCCGCAAAGCCGGCGCCGCCGGCGCCGGACACGTCCGGCCGGAGCGCCTCCAGCCGGTCGCCGAGGTGCGGGCGCTCGAGCCCACCGCGACCGACCCGGCGCCCACCGACACCGCGCCAACCGACCCGACGCCGGCCGATCCGCCGACCACGACCGCGCCGGCCGAGACCACCGCCCCGGCGCCGACCGACACCACCGCGCCACCGGCGGCGACCACCGCGCCCGCGCCGACCACCACCGCGGCCCCGGCGCCCACCACCACCGCGCCCCCCACCACCGCGCCCGCGAACCCGGTCCCCACGCCGAAGGTGGTCACCCGGGCGGAGTGGAAGGCCGACGAGTCGATCGTCACCGACCAGCCGACGTACGGAACGACGGTCAAGGCGTTCTTCGTGCACCACACCGCCGGCACCAACAGTTACAGCTGCGCCGACTCGGCCGCCATCGTCCGGGGCATCGAGGTCTACCACGTCAAGAGCAACGGCTGGAACGACATCGGCTACAACTTCCTCGTCGACAAGTGCGGAGTCGTCTTCGAGGGCCGCAAGGGCGGCATCGACAAGCCGGTGACCGGGGCGCACACCTACGGCTTCAACACCGACAACGCCGCGATCGCCGTGCTCGGCACCTACATCAGCACCGGCATCCCCACCGTGGTGCAGGACGCCGTCGCGCACGTCGCCGCGTACAAGCTCGGCCAGTACGGCAACGACCCGCTCGGCAAGGTCACCCTGACCTCGGGGGTGGAGGGCAAATACCACCTGGGCCAGCAGGTGGTCTTCAACCGGATCTCCGGGCACCGCGACGCGGTGGCCACCGAGTGTCCAGGTGACGCCCTCTACGGCCAGCTGGCGGTCCTCCGCAGCAAGGCCGCCAGTGTGTACGGCCTGGCCCTGACCGGCCTGACCGGCACGAAGAACGGCACCACGTACTACACGAAGAACACGTTCACCGCGTCCTGGTCGGTGAGCACGCCGAGCACCCTGATCTCGCGCTTCGAGGTCCTGCTGGACGGCGCGGTGGTGGCGACGACCGCCGGCACGGCCCGGTCGGCGGCCCTCACCGTGGCCCCCGGCTCGCACACCGTCCAGGTCCGCGGCGTGCACGTCCTCGGCCGTACCGCGGCGACCCCCACCCAGTCGGTGATCGCCGACAGCACCGCGCCGACCTTCCCGCAGGGGCCCACCCTCTCCCTGCGCACCGGCGGGGTGAGCAGCTCGGTCGTGCCGGTCACCCTGAACTGGCGCTCGGCGGACAACGTCGCCGTCCGGTCGGTCTCGTTGACCGCCCCGACGACCGGCACGTTCGCCGCCAGCGGCGCCTACGGCACCACCACCAAGCCGGGCGTCACCACCACCTGGTCGATGAAGGCCGCGGACTGGTCGGGGAACACCGCCGCCTCCTCGGCGGCCTGGACCCCGGTCTTCATCCCGGAGACCAAGGCCACCCGGACCGGCACCTGGTCGACGTACACCAGCAGCAACTACCTGGGCGGGTCGGCGCTGACCGCGACCGCCGCCAGGGCGTCGCTCTCCTGGGTCTTCACCGGCCGCTCGGTCGCCTTCGTCGCCACGAGGACCTCGACCTCGGGCCAGGCGGAGATCTGGGTCGACGGCGTCAAGGCCACCACGGTGGACCTGAGGTCCAGCAGCACCCAGTACCGCCGGATCGTCTGGGCGAAGAGCTGGACCGGCAGCGCCCGGCACACCATCAAGATCGTGGCGGTGGGCACCTCGGGTCGCCCCCGGGTGATCGTCGACAGTCCGGTCTACGTGCGCTGA
- the hemQ gene encoding hydrogen peroxide-dependent heme synthase, which translates to MTEQTNAARLKELNATVRYTMWSVYRATSPLPSLRENVIDEVEALFEELAGKDVTIRGTYDVAGLRADADLLIWWHSSSSDALQDAYLRFRRTTLGRALTPVWSQMALHRPAEFNKSHIPAFLANEEPRAYLCVYPFVRSYEWYLLPDAERREMLAEHGGLARGYPDVRANTVASFALGDYEWMLAFEADELHRMVDLMRDLRASGARRHVREEIPFYTGRRRPIADIVTCLV; encoded by the coding sequence ATGACCGAGCAGACCAACGCGGCCCGGCTCAAGGAGCTGAACGCCACCGTCCGTTACACCATGTGGTCGGTGTACCGGGCCACCAGCCCGCTCCCGTCGTTGCGGGAGAACGTCATCGACGAGGTCGAGGCCCTCTTCGAGGAGCTGGCCGGCAAGGACGTGACGATCCGCGGCACGTACGACGTCGCCGGCCTGCGCGCCGACGCCGACCTGCTGATCTGGTGGCACTCCTCGTCCAGCGACGCGCTGCAGGACGCGTACCTGCGGTTCCGGCGGACCACGCTGGGCCGGGCGCTCACCCCGGTCTGGTCGCAGATGGCGCTGCACCGGCCGGCGGAGTTCAACAAGAGCCACATCCCGGCGTTCCTCGCCAACGAGGAGCCCCGGGCGTACCTCTGCGTCTACCCGTTCGTCCGCTCCTACGAGTGGTACCTGCTGCCGGACGCCGAGCGGCGGGAGATGCTCGCCGAGCACGGCGGGCTGGCCCGCGGCTACCCGGACGTGCGGGCGAACACCGTCGCCTCGTTCGCCCTGGGTGACTACGAGTGGATGCTCGCCTTCGAGGCCGACGAGCTGCACCGGATGGTCGACCTGATGCGCGACCTGCGGGCCTCCGGCGCGCGGCGGCACGTCCGGGAGGAGATCCCCTTCTACACCGGCCGGCGGCGGCCGATCGCCGACATCGTCACCTGCCTGGTCTGA
- the hemG gene encoding protoporphyrinogen oxidase: MRQPWRVAVVGGGITGLAAAVRLRDHAPAGTEITVYEQSGALGGKLRTGELAGQAVEFGAESFLMRDPTGAESAAVSLIRRLGLADAVVHPTVGQAALAVDGGLRPVPGGTLVGVPGDLAKVAPVATPAADADRDGGRPLLGPDEDVAVGALVRERLGDQVVDRLVDPMLGGVYAGRADDLSLVTTMPALARAARVEHTLVGAVRAAQAAAPRAPGAPVFGTLAGGLSTLVEAAARQSGATIRRDAAVRELHPTATGWRLVVGPTRAPELVEADAVVLAVPARRAARLLGGPAPEVATAVGGLDYASVALVTIALPEPQLPELSGFLVPATEGLLIKASTFFTTKWGHLRRADGLALVRASVGRYGDETSLQLTDDDLVVTVHRELSKVLGTPLPAPVAGHVQRWGGALPQYAPGHLDRVAAARTALRAAHPTLVLAGAGYDGVGIPVCVRSGETAAEEIITALRGSGS; encoded by the coding sequence GTGCGGCAACCGTGGCGGGTGGCGGTCGTCGGTGGCGGGATCACCGGGCTGGCCGCCGCCGTCCGGTTGCGCGACCACGCCCCCGCCGGCACCGAGATCACCGTGTACGAGCAGTCCGGCGCCCTCGGCGGCAAGCTGCGCACCGGCGAGCTGGCCGGGCAGGCCGTCGAGTTCGGCGCGGAGTCGTTCCTGATGCGCGACCCGACCGGCGCGGAGTCCGCCGCCGTCAGCCTGATCCGCCGGCTCGGGCTGGCCGACGCCGTCGTCCACCCCACCGTGGGGCAGGCCGCGCTCGCCGTGGACGGCGGGCTGCGCCCCGTCCCGGGCGGGACCCTGGTCGGCGTACCGGGGGACCTGGCGAAGGTGGCGCCGGTGGCGACGCCGGCCGCGGACGCCGACCGCGACGGCGGCCGGCCGCTGCTCGGGCCGGACGAGGACGTGGCGGTCGGCGCGCTGGTCCGCGAACGCCTCGGTGACCAGGTGGTGGACCGGCTGGTCGACCCGATGCTCGGCGGCGTGTACGCCGGCCGGGCCGACGACCTGTCCCTGGTCACCACCATGCCGGCGCTGGCCCGGGCGGCCCGGGTCGAGCACACCCTGGTCGGCGCGGTCCGGGCGGCCCAGGCCGCCGCGCCACGCGCCCCCGGCGCGCCGGTCTTCGGCACCCTGGCCGGCGGGCTGAGCACCCTGGTCGAGGCGGCGGCGCGACAGAGTGGCGCGACGATCCGCCGGGACGCGGCGGTGCGCGAACTGCACCCGACGGCGACCGGCTGGCGGCTGGTGGTCGGCCCCACCCGCGCCCCGGAGCTGGTCGAGGCCGATGCGGTGGTGCTCGCGGTGCCGGCCCGGCGGGCCGCCCGGCTGCTCGGTGGCCCGGCGCCCGAGGTGGCCACGGCCGTCGGCGGGCTCGACTACGCCAGCGTCGCACTGGTCACCATTGCCCTGCCCGAGCCCCAGCTGCCCGAACTCTCCGGGTTCCTGGTACCGGCCACCGAGGGGCTGCTGATCAAGGCATCCACCTTCTTCACCACCAAGTGGGGTCATCTGCGCCGGGCCGACGGGCTCGCCCTGGTCCGCGCCTCGGTCGGCCGGTACGGCGACGAGACGTCGCTGCAGCTCACCGACGACGACCTGGTCGTCACCGTGCACCGGGAGCTGTCCAAGGTGCTGGGCACCCCGCTGCCCGCCCCGGTCGCCGGCCACGTGCAGCGGTGGGGCGGGGCCCTGCCGCAGTACGCCCCCGGCCATCTCGACCGGGTGGCCGCGGCCCGGACGGCGCTGCGCGCCGCCCACCCCACGCTGGTCCTGGCCGGCGCCGGCTACGACGGCGTCGGCATCCCGGTCTGCGTCCGCTCCGGCGAAACCGCGGCCGAGGAGATCATCACTGCCCTGAGAGGATCGGGTTCATGA
- the hemE gene encoding uroporphyrinogen decarboxylase, whose translation MTTETTGTAARDGEPRRGGPADSPFVRACRREPGPHTPVWFMRQAGRSLPEYREIRASVAMLESCRRPELVAEITLQPVRRHGVDAAILFSDIVVPVAAAGVDLDIVAGTGPVVAEPVRTAEDVERIRPITRDDVSYVDEAVRLLVAELGDTPLIGFAGAPFTLASYLVEGGPSRTHAKTKALMYGEPELWHALCGRLAEVTLAFLRVQVDAGVSAVQLFDSWAGALSEADYRRYVLPHSTAVLSGLADAGVPRIHFGVGTGELLGAMGEAGADVVGVDWRTPLDAATRRIGPDKAVQGNLDPCVLFAPWPVVEAEVRRILDQGRAAPGHVFNLGHGVLPETDPDVLTRVVALVHDLSARPVEQGR comes from the coding sequence ATGACCACCGAGACCACGGGCACTGCCGCCCGAGACGGAGAACCCCGCCGCGGCGGGCCGGCCGACTCGCCCTTCGTCCGGGCCTGCCGCCGGGAACCTGGCCCGCACACCCCGGTCTGGTTCATGCGCCAGGCCGGCCGGTCGCTGCCGGAGTACCGCGAAATCCGGGCCAGCGTGGCGATGCTGGAGTCCTGCCGCCGCCCCGAGCTGGTCGCCGAGATCACCCTCCAGCCGGTCCGCCGGCACGGGGTGGACGCGGCGATCCTGTTCAGCGACATCGTGGTCCCGGTGGCCGCGGCCGGGGTCGACCTGGACATCGTGGCCGGCACCGGGCCGGTGGTGGCCGAGCCGGTGCGCACCGCCGAGGACGTCGAACGGATCCGCCCGATCACCCGGGACGACGTGTCCTACGTGGACGAGGCCGTCCGGCTGCTCGTGGCGGAGCTGGGCGACACCCCGCTGATCGGTTTCGCCGGCGCCCCGTTCACCCTGGCCAGCTACCTGGTCGAGGGCGGCCCGTCGCGGACCCACGCCAAGACCAAGGCCCTGATGTACGGCGAGCCGGAGCTCTGGCACGCCCTCTGTGGCCGGCTGGCCGAGGTGACCCTCGCCTTCCTCCGGGTGCAGGTCGACGCCGGGGTCTCCGCGGTGCAGCTCTTCGACTCGTGGGCCGGCGCGCTGTCGGAGGCCGACTACCGCCGCTACGTGCTGCCGCACTCCACCGCCGTGCTCTCCGGGCTGGCCGACGCGGGCGTGCCGCGGATCCACTTCGGGGTGGGCACCGGCGAGCTGCTCGGCGCGATGGGCGAGGCCGGCGCGGACGTGGTCGGCGTGGACTGGCGTACCCCGCTCGACGCCGCGACCCGCCGGATCGGCCCGGACAAGGCCGTCCAGGGCAACCTCGACCCGTGCGTGCTGTTCGCCCCCTGGCCGGTGGTGGAGGCCGAGGTGCGGCGGATCCTCGACCAGGGGCGGGCCGCCCCCGGTCACGTGTTCAACCTCGGCCACGGCGTGCTGCCGGAGACCGACCCCGACGTGCTGACCCGGGTGGTCGCGCTGGTGCACGACCTCTCCGCGCGGCCGGTCGAGCAGGGGAGATGA
- a CDS encoding DUF3000 domain-containing protein — translation MAPPIALPETFARAVAGLRSVTPRPEIVLEEVGAPQRLAPYAFALSAAVLRDGDEVATGRLILLHDPAGHEAWQGTLRLVTYVTAELEVDLAADPLLPGVGWTWLTDALDAQHARHRAIGGTVTQTLSTRFGELAGPPAAGDIEIRASWTPLGVDLAAHLLGWCALLASTAGLPPPGVTALPSRRPAGAS, via the coding sequence ATGGCCCCCCCGATCGCGCTCCCGGAAACCTTCGCCCGCGCGGTCGCCGGACTGCGGTCGGTCACCCCCCGGCCGGAGATCGTGCTGGAGGAGGTCGGCGCACCCCAGCGCCTGGCCCCGTACGCGTTCGCGCTCTCCGCCGCGGTGCTGCGCGACGGCGACGAGGTGGCCACCGGGCGGTTGATCCTGCTGCACGACCCGGCCGGGCACGAGGCGTGGCAGGGCACCCTGCGGCTGGTCACCTACGTGACCGCCGAGCTGGAGGTGGATCTCGCCGCCGACCCGCTGCTGCCCGGGGTGGGCTGGACGTGGCTGACCGACGCGCTGGACGCGCAGCACGCCCGGCACCGGGCGATCGGCGGCACGGTCACCCAGACCCTGTCGACCCGGTTCGGGGAGCTGGCCGGGCCGCCCGCGGCGGGCGACATCGAGATCCGCGCCTCCTGGACGCCGCTCGGCGTCGACCTGGCCGCGCACCTGCTCGGCTGGTGCGCCCTGCTGGCCTCGACGGCCGGTCTCCCGCCACCCGGCGTGACGGCCCTGCCGTCCCGCCGCCCCGCCGGCGCCTCCTGA
- a CDS encoding trypsin-like peptidase domain-containing protein, with protein MTAGYGSGDGTPGHGADEAAEGDRAERPEAGRPGPLPPRFEPHRPAVPGYPAAVPGPPTPAAAFPPAPTVPPAAGFGPAVPASDTGLAGPGQSTVPGPRASWSPPPNGGQWGSPTGSGSTVPGAVRGPGGWSPTEPAPEQPSRAQPAFPGASTGQPTVGLGHAVGQPVSGPTYPDGPAVPGPAYPSGQLVSGPAYPGGQLVSGPAYPGGPAGWPVPAAGPDRRRRLPLVALALAVVLALVAGVQAYQLHRLDGRLAATDRRLAEAQRADGTRLDGLDKRAEVLEKQAGAAFNPEAVASAVLPSVFRVRAGQFTGTAFAIGKPAAGGATTLLTNFHVVEAVFDGGGRKVFLERTDQRFEATIVKVDKAKDIAQLRTTAKFTGLVAAGTPVKAGQQIVVVGAPLGLQDSVTTGVVSAFRKDEDGSGPVIQFDAPINPGNSGGPVINGSKEVVGIATAKARDAEGIGLAVPIRTACDTFKLC; from the coding sequence ATGACGGCTGGGTACGGGTCAGGCGACGGGACGCCGGGACACGGCGCCGACGAGGCCGCCGAGGGCGACCGCGCGGAGCGTCCCGAGGCGGGCCGGCCGGGCCCGCTGCCGCCGCGCTTCGAGCCGCACCGACCGGCCGTTCCCGGCTACCCGGCGGCCGTACCCGGTCCGCCGACCCCGGCCGCCGCCTTTCCTCCCGCGCCCACCGTCCCACCGGCCGCCGGGTTCGGGCCGGCCGTGCCCGCGTCGGACACCGGCCTGGCGGGTCCGGGGCAGTCGACCGTGCCCGGGCCCCGGGCCAGTTGGTCCCCGCCGCCGAACGGCGGCCAGTGGGGCAGTCCGACCGGTTCCGGCTCCACCGTGCCGGGGGCCGTGCGCGGGCCGGGCGGGTGGAGCCCCACCGAGCCCGCGCCGGAGCAGCCGTCCCGCGCTCAGCCGGCGTTTCCGGGCGCGTCCACCGGGCAGCCGACCGTCGGACTCGGCCATGCCGTGGGGCAGCCGGTCTCCGGACCGACGTACCCGGACGGGCCGGCCGTCCCAGGGCCGGCGTACCCGAGTGGGCAGCTCGTGTCCGGGCCCGCGTATCCGGGTGGGCAGCTCGTGTCCGGGCCCGCGTATCCGGGTGGGCCGGCCGGGTGGCCGGTCCCCGCGGCCGGGCCCGACCGGCGGCGCCGGCTGCCCTTGGTGGCGCTCGCGCTAGCGGTGGTGCTGGCCCTCGTCGCCGGCGTGCAGGCGTACCAGCTGCACCGGCTGGACGGCCGGCTCGCCGCCACCGACCGCCGGTTGGCCGAGGCGCAGCGCGCCGACGGCACCCGGCTGGACGGCCTCGACAAGCGCGCGGAGGTGCTGGAGAAGCAGGCCGGCGCGGCGTTCAACCCGGAGGCCGTGGCCAGCGCCGTGCTGCCCAGCGTGTTCCGGGTCCGGGCCGGCCAGTTCACCGGTACGGCGTTCGCGATCGGCAAGCCGGCCGCCGGCGGCGCCACCACGCTGCTCACCAACTTCCACGTGGTGGAGGCGGTGTTCGACGGCGGCGGCCGGAAGGTCTTCCTGGAGCGGACCGATCAGCGCTTCGAGGCCACCATCGTCAAGGTCGACAAGGCCAAGGACATCGCCCAGCTGCGGACCACCGCCAAGTTCACCGGCCTGGTCGCCGCCGGCACGCCGGTCAAGGCCGGGCAGCAGATCGTCGTGGTCGGCGCCCCGCTGGGCCTGCAGGACAGCGTGACCACCGGCGTGGTGAGCGCCTTCCGCAAGGACGAGGACGGTTCCGGTCCGGTCATCCAGTTCGACGCGCCGATCAACCCCGGCAACTCGGGCGGCCCGGTGATCAACGGCTCGAAGGAGGTCGTCGGCATCGCCACCGCGAAGGCCCGGGACGCCGAGGGAATCGGCCTCGCGGTGCCGATCAGGACCGCCTGCGACACCTTCAAGCTCTGCTGA
- a CDS encoding ribonuclease D, whose protein sequence is MTDEPPLRRRPAESRTGEAAQHPSPAAPEPADSGAEPTNGGPVPLIAPREGTPAPVATPSELDEVVARFAAGNGPVALDAERASGYRYSQRAYLVQLRRAGSGTALIDPLPLPDLAALDAVIGEAEWVLHAASQDLACLAEVGLRPRRLFDTELAARLAGFERVGLAALTEQLLGYTLEKHHSAADWSSRPLPESWLTYAALDVEMLVDLRDTLDEELRRQGKSAWAAEEFAALVRTGARPPRVRAEPWRRTSGIHRVRGARAQARVRSLWYARDQIAARRDAAPGRVLPDSAIVAAAELDPKDEKTLLTLPGFGGRSVRRLARTWLAALDDARQLPEDALPVAPTVEGPPPPHRWAERDPVAAGRLARSREVVVRIAGEHNLPAENLIAPDSIRRLAWQPPEEITDDTVAETLRGFNAREWQITLLLPALTEALSGPTPAS, encoded by the coding sequence GTGACCGACGAACCACCCCTGCGCCGTCGGCCCGCCGAAAGCCGTACGGGAGAGGCAGCCCAGCACCCGTCACCGGCCGCGCCGGAGCCGGCGGACTCGGGGGCCGAACCCACCAACGGCGGGCCCGTACCGCTGATCGCGCCACGCGAGGGCACGCCCGCGCCGGTGGCCACCCCGAGCGAGCTCGACGAGGTCGTGGCGCGCTTCGCGGCGGGCAACGGACCGGTGGCCCTGGACGCCGAACGCGCCTCGGGCTACCGGTACAGCCAGCGTGCCTACCTGGTGCAGCTGCGCCGGGCCGGCTCCGGCACGGCGCTGATCGACCCGCTGCCGCTGCCCGATCTGGCCGCCCTGGACGCGGTGATCGGCGAGGCCGAGTGGGTGCTGCACGCCGCCAGCCAGGACCTGGCCTGCCTGGCCGAGGTGGGCCTGCGTCCCCGGCGGCTCTTCGACACCGAGCTGGCCGCCCGGCTGGCCGGCTTCGAGCGGGTCGGCCTGGCCGCGCTGACCGAGCAGCTGCTCGGCTACACCCTGGAGAAGCACCACTCGGCGGCGGACTGGTCCAGCCGGCCGTTGCCGGAGTCCTGGCTGACGTACGCGGCGCTGGACGTGGAGATGCTGGTCGACCTGCGGGACACCCTCGACGAGGAGCTGCGCCGGCAGGGCAAGTCGGCCTGGGCGGCGGAGGAGTTCGCGGCGCTGGTCCGCACCGGCGCCCGTCCGCCGCGGGTCCGCGCCGAGCCCTGGCGGCGTACCTCCGGCATCCACCGGGTCCGGGGCGCGCGGGCGCAGGCCCGGGTCCGCTCCCTCTGGTACGCCCGGGACCAGATCGCCGCCCGGCGGGACGCCGCCCCGGGCCGGGTGCTGCCCGACTCGGCCATCGTGGCCGCCGCCGAGCTGGACCCGAAGGACGAGAAGACCCTTCTCACCCTCCCCGGCTTCGGCGGCCGCTCGGTGCGCCGGCTGGCCCGTACCTGGCTGGCGGCCCTGGACGACGCCCGCCAGCTGCCAGAGGACGCGCTGCCGGTGGCCCCGACGGTGGAGGGTCCGCCACCGCCGCACCGCTGGGCCGAGCGTGACCCGGTGGCCGCCGGTCGGCTGGCCCGCAGCCGGGAGGTGGTGGTCCGGATCGCCGGCGAGCACAACCTGCCCGCGGAGAACCTGATCGCCCCCGACTCGATCCGCCGCCTCGCCTGGCAGCCCCCGGAGGAGATCACCGACGACACGGTCGCGGAGACCCTCCGCGGCTTCAACGCCCGCGAATGGCAGATCACCCTCCTCCTCCCAGCCCTCACCGAGGCCCTCTCAGGCCCCACCCCCGCCTCCTGA
- a CDS encoding thiolase family protein: protein MPREVRDVVFVDGVRTPFGKAGGMYANTRADDLVIRCIRELLRRNPQLPPERVEEVAIAATTQIGDQGLTIGRTAALLAGLPKTVPGFAIDRMCAGAMTAVTTVASGIAMGAYDIAIAGGVEHMGRHPMGEGVDPNPRIIAEKLVDPSALVMGATAENLHDRVPHITKERTDAFALASQQKTAKAYANGKLQDDLVPVAIRDEENGWGLATVDEAPRDTSLEKLASLKTPFRPHGKVTAGNAAGLNDGATASLLASEDVARELGLPVAMRLVSFGFVGVEPEVMGVGPIPSTEKALRIAGLTIDDIGLFELNEAFAVQVLAFLDHFGIADDDPRVNPWGGAIAIGHPLASSGVRLMTQLARQFAEHPEVRYGLTAMCIGIGMGGTVIWENPHWEGGNK, encoded by the coding sequence GTGCCCCGTGAAGTTCGAGATGTCGTCTTCGTCGACGGCGTCCGTACCCCGTTCGGCAAGGCGGGTGGCATGTACGCCAACACCCGCGCCGACGACCTGGTGATCCGCTGCATCCGTGAGCTGCTGCGGCGCAACCCGCAGCTGCCGCCGGAGCGGGTCGAGGAGGTCGCCATCGCCGCCACCACCCAGATCGGCGACCAGGGCCTGACCATCGGCCGCACCGCCGCCCTGCTGGCCGGCCTGCCCAAGACGGTCCCCGGCTTCGCGATCGACCGGATGTGCGCCGGCGCGATGACCGCCGTCACCACCGTCGCCAGCGGCATCGCCATGGGCGCGTACGACATCGCCATCGCCGGCGGCGTCGAGCACATGGGCCGCCACCCGATGGGTGAGGGCGTCGACCCCAACCCGCGGATCATCGCGGAGAAGCTGGTGGACCCGTCCGCCCTGGTCATGGGCGCCACCGCGGAGAACCTGCACGACCGGGTCCCGCACATCACCAAGGAGCGCACCGACGCGTTCGCGCTCGCCTCGCAGCAGAAGACCGCCAAGGCGTACGCCAACGGCAAGCTCCAGGACGACCTGGTGCCGGTCGCCATCCGCGACGAGGAGAACGGCTGGGGCCTGGCCACCGTGGACGAGGCTCCCCGGGACACCTCCCTGGAGAAGCTGGCCAGCCTGAAGACCCCGTTCCGCCCGCACGGCAAGGTCACCGCGGGCAACGCGGCCGGCCTGAACGACGGCGCCACGGCCAGCCTGCTCGCCTCCGAGGACGTCGCCCGCGAGCTGGGCCTCCCGGTCGCCATGCGGCTGGTGTCGTTCGGCTTCGTCGGCGTCGAGCCCGAGGTGATGGGCGTCGGCCCGATCCCGTCGACCGAGAAGGCGCTGCGCATCGCCGGCCTGACCATCGACGACATCGGCCTGTTCGAGCTGAACGAGGCGTTCGCCGTGCAGGTGCTCGCCTTCCTCGACCACTTCGGCATCGCCGACGACGACCCGCGGGTCAACCCGTGGGGTGGCGCGATCGCCATCGGTCACCCGCTCGCGTCCTCCGGTGTGCGGCTGATGACCCAGCTCGCCCGGCAGTTCGCCGAGCACCCCGAGGTCCGCTACGGCCTCACCGCCATGTGCATCGGCATCGGCATGGGCGGCACCGTGATCTGGGAGAACCCGCACTGGGAGGGTGGCAACAAGTGA